In Primulina huaijiensis isolate GDHJ02 chromosome 16, ASM1229523v2, whole genome shotgun sequence, a single genomic region encodes these proteins:
- the LOC140961534 gene encoding uncharacterized protein isoform X4 produces MDDLDISSPPGKDPKFKELKVVSSSGDVKGKSDRFTFAFDFNELESFNFEPNLEKVPKARENKDNFESSPNESGCQDKGDTSNMNIIENTSTLAEEPKKPSVPGTAIGFDVACQVDTADSELSGKNCPSLLETGYSGISNLSITTEEGAPCRANTSSEPAIATRSQPKISQTEKLISPDRIALEVCAGKNAIPDLSSNTLSNNGPSFGISTDLLDKVGLTCSIGGQDANVPSISTSSFIECLTSESMYQPQRAAISKKKNGEKIQEGIEIHVKESKGSTEIGQVVSLVEKSCLTSVIPGQFSNIRTSNEDQTTTSAIQKLVSVSQAVDNPISEKEIRPHEACSMSLLQTVKAECNVQKTSSTQTRVSLLSCKKMGLTQSSLIDGTRDLDSISSDRKLALPSLEHLKTSRRELALPQTRSQESCKGPKISIEGPHAVGVNHERKIKTSSTTHDTEAVKLKSSLRQREESMRGLDTLRSIATLPSLTMEISRKSSQNNANTTTLSSEIASLPAIKDNPSKEDKILVVEGGLRNSDLHGQKTSSLNLDSSESSILKGANTLAKSGKTNDVSRKMAATIAHFADTPKRTLGTLSLKRKTMEECKTVFSMASPPKRLSPSSKERRNFAETSELVPVKQVSNHDIKEGDHCIESSSANSQISTWDTPHKVNFKGLETCFSMENDTNIRQAEAYSKELDNICNTLRKKHEEAKEILVRSIVNSNKLLLLNHPLRNKKISF; encoded by the exons ATGGACGATCTAGATATCTCTTCCCCACCTGGAAAAGATCCAaaattcaaggaattgaaaGTAGTTTCATCCAGTGGAGATGTTAAAGGGAAATCAGATCGTTTTACCTTTGCATTTGATTTCAATGA GCTGGAAAGTTTCAATTTCGAACCAAACCTAGAAAAAGTTCCAAAAGCTCGGGAAAACAAAGATAATTTTGAAAGTTCTCCTAATGAAAGTGGGTGTCAAGACAAGGGAGATACTTCAAACATGAATATTATTGAAAACACAAGTACCCTAGCTGAGGAGCCCAAAAAGCCATCAGTGCCTGGAACTGCAATTGGTTTTGACGTGGCTTGTCAAGTTGATACCGCAGATTCTGAACTTTCCGGGAAAAATTGCCCTTCTTTATTGGAAACTGGTTATTCTGGTATCTCAAACCTTTCAATTACCACCGAGGAAGGTGCACCTTGTAGAGCCAATACCTCTTCAGAGCCAGCAATTGCAACCAGGAGCCAACCAAAAATTAGTCAAACTGAAAAGTTGATTTCTCCTGACCGAATTGCTCTTGAAGTTTGTGCTGGAAAGAATGCCATCCCAGATTTGTCATCCAACACACTCTCAAATAACGGGCCAAGTTTTGGAATTTCAACAGATTTGCTAGACAAAGTTGGCTTGACATGCTCAATTGGAGGACAAGATGCCAATGTGCCATCGATATCTACTTCAAGCTTTATCGAATGCCTTACGTCAGAAAGCATGTACCAGCCTCAGAGAGCTGCAATCTCAAAGAAGAAAAATGGTGAAAAGATTCAAGAGGGGATTGAGATTCATGTGAAAGAAAGTAAGGGAAGTACTGAAATTGGTCAAGTTGTTTCACTTGTTGAAAAGTCTTGCTTGACTAGTGTTATTCCTGGGCAATTTTCTAACATACGAACAAGCAATGAGGATCAGACAACCACTTCAGCGATCCAGAAGTTGGTCTCAGTCAG TCAAGCAGTTGATAATCCAATTTCAGAGAAAGAAATAAGACCACATGAGGCATGCTCGATGTCTTTACTTCAGACGGTTAAAGCTGAATGTAATGTGCAGAAGACATCATCAACTCAAACAAGGGTTTCCTTGTTAAGTTGTAAGAAAATGGGCTTAACTCAATCTAGTCTTATTGATGGAACAAG GGATTTGGATAGTATTTCAAGTGATAGAAAACTAGCTTTGCCTTCCTTGGAACATTTAAAAACTTCAAGGAGGGAACTTGCCCTTCCCCAAACACGGAGTCAGGAAAGCTGTAAGGGGCCAAAGATTAGCAT AGAAGGGCCTCATGCTGTTGGGGTAAATCATGAGAGGAAAATAAAAACTTCTTCAACTACCCATGATACAGAAGcagtaaaattaaaatcctcTCTTAGGCAAAGAGAAGAGAGCATGAGAGGTCTGGATACTCTCAG ATCTATTGCTACTCTCCCAAGTTTAACTATGGAGATCAGCAGAAAAAGTTCACAAAACAATGCAAATACAACAACTTTATCTTCAGAGATTGCATCTCTCCCTGCCATCAAAGACAATCCTTCAAAAGAAGATAAGATTTTAGTAGTTGAAGGTGGTCTGAGGAATTCGGATCTCCATGGACAGAAAACCTCCAG TTTAAACCTTGATTCTTCAGAGTCCTCCATTCTGAAAGGTGCCAATACCTTAGCAAAGAGTGGGAAAACCAATGATGTATCAAGGAAAATGGCAGCCACTATTGCCCATTTTGCTGACACACCGAAGCGAACACTTGGTACTTTGTCGCTGAAGCGGAAGACCATGGAG GAATGTAAAACTGTTTTCAGTATGGCAAGTCCACCTAAACGGCTCTCCCCTTCATCAAAAGAAAGGAG AAATTTTGCGGAAACATCTGAATTGGTTCCTGTCAAACAG GTATCCAACCATGATATCAAGGAAGGGGATCATTGTATTGAAAGTTCATCAGCAAATTCTCAAATCTCTACATGGGATACTCCCCACAAGGTGAACTTCAAAGGACTAGAGACGTGTTTCTCAATGGAGAATGATACCAACATTAGACAAGCTGAAGCTTATAGCAAGGAACTTGATAAT ATTTGCAACACGCTgagaaagaaacatgaagaaGCAAAAGAAATATTGGTTCGGTCTATTGTGAATAGCAATAAGCTGCTGCTGCTCAACCATCCTCTTCGTAACAAGAAGATATCCTTTTAA
- the LOC140961534 gene encoding uncharacterized protein At4g18490 isoform X2, translating into MAESQKNASSSVNFKEKNLLLDLDIGKDFLSSWKSMSVAEEDVMDFDFTPISKGKEKIFSFDKVDVDFNLHGDFGKISSFNMDDLDISSPPGKDPKFKELKVVSSSGDVKGKSDRFTFAFDFNELESFNFEPNLEKVPKARENKDNFESSPNESGCQDKGDTSNMNIIENTSTLAEEPKKPSVPGTAIGFDVACQVDTADSELSGKNCPSLLETGYSGISNLSITTEEGAPCRANTSSEPAIATRSQPKISQTEKLISPDRIALEVCAGKNAIPDLSSNTLSNNGPSFGISTDLLDKVGLTCSIGGQDANVPSISTSSFIECLTSESMYQPQRAAISKKKNGEKIQEGIEIHVKESKGSTEIGQVVSLVEKSCLTSVIPGQFSNIRTSNEDQTTTSAIQKLVSVSQAVDNPISEKEIRPHEACSMSLLQTVKAECNVQKTSSTQTRVSLLSCKKMGLTQSSLIDGTRDLDSISSDRKLALPSLEHLKTSRRELALPQTRSQESCKGPKISIEGPHAVGVNHERKIKTSSTTHDTEAVKLKSSLRQREESMRGLDTLRKSSQNNANTTTLSSEIASLPAIKDNPSKEDKILVVEGGLRNSDLHGQKTSSLNLDSSESSILKGANTLAKSGKTNDVSRKMAATIAHFADTPKRTLGTLSLKRKTMEECKTVFSMASPPKRLSPSSKERRNFAETSELVPVKQVSNHDIKEGDHCIESSSANSQISTWDTPHKVNFKGLETCFSMENDTNIRQAEAYSKELDNICNTLRKKHEEAKEILVRSIVNSNKLLLLNHPLRNKKISF; encoded by the exons ATGGCAGAATCTCAAAAGAATGCTTCTTCGTCCGTGAATTTTAAGGAGAAAAATTTGCTGCTAG ATCTGGACATCGGAAAGGACTTCCTCAGTTCTTGGAAGTCAATGTCAGTGGCAGAGGAGGATGTAATGGATTTCGACTTTACACCAATTTCAAAGGGCAAGGAAAAGATATTTAGTTTTGATAAAGT TGACGTGGATTTTAATCTGCATGGTGATTTTGGCAAGATATCATCTTTCAACATGGACGATCTAGATATCTCTTCCCCACCTGGAAAAGATCCAaaattcaaggaattgaaaGTAGTTTCATCCAGTGGAGATGTTAAAGGGAAATCAGATCGTTTTACCTTTGCATTTGATTTCAATGA GCTGGAAAGTTTCAATTTCGAACCAAACCTAGAAAAAGTTCCAAAAGCTCGGGAAAACAAAGATAATTTTGAAAGTTCTCCTAATGAAAGTGGGTGTCAAGACAAGGGAGATACTTCAAACATGAATATTATTGAAAACACAAGTACCCTAGCTGAGGAGCCCAAAAAGCCATCAGTGCCTGGAACTGCAATTGGTTTTGACGTGGCTTGTCAAGTTGATACCGCAGATTCTGAACTTTCCGGGAAAAATTGCCCTTCTTTATTGGAAACTGGTTATTCTGGTATCTCAAACCTTTCAATTACCACCGAGGAAGGTGCACCTTGTAGAGCCAATACCTCTTCAGAGCCAGCAATTGCAACCAGGAGCCAACCAAAAATTAGTCAAACTGAAAAGTTGATTTCTCCTGACCGAATTGCTCTTGAAGTTTGTGCTGGAAAGAATGCCATCCCAGATTTGTCATCCAACACACTCTCAAATAACGGGCCAAGTTTTGGAATTTCAACAGATTTGCTAGACAAAGTTGGCTTGACATGCTCAATTGGAGGACAAGATGCCAATGTGCCATCGATATCTACTTCAAGCTTTATCGAATGCCTTACGTCAGAAAGCATGTACCAGCCTCAGAGAGCTGCAATCTCAAAGAAGAAAAATGGTGAAAAGATTCAAGAGGGGATTGAGATTCATGTGAAAGAAAGTAAGGGAAGTACTGAAATTGGTCAAGTTGTTTCACTTGTTGAAAAGTCTTGCTTGACTAGTGTTATTCCTGGGCAATTTTCTAACATACGAACAAGCAATGAGGATCAGACAACCACTTCAGCGATCCAGAAGTTGGTCTCAGTCAG TCAAGCAGTTGATAATCCAATTTCAGAGAAAGAAATAAGACCACATGAGGCATGCTCGATGTCTTTACTTCAGACGGTTAAAGCTGAATGTAATGTGCAGAAGACATCATCAACTCAAACAAGGGTTTCCTTGTTAAGTTGTAAGAAAATGGGCTTAACTCAATCTAGTCTTATTGATGGAACAAG GGATTTGGATAGTATTTCAAGTGATAGAAAACTAGCTTTGCCTTCCTTGGAACATTTAAAAACTTCAAGGAGGGAACTTGCCCTTCCCCAAACACGGAGTCAGGAAAGCTGTAAGGGGCCAAAGATTAGCAT AGAAGGGCCTCATGCTGTTGGGGTAAATCATGAGAGGAAAATAAAAACTTCTTCAACTACCCATGATACAGAAGcagtaaaattaaaatcctcTCTTAGGCAAAGAGAAGAGAGCATGAGAGGTCTGGATACTCTCAG AAAAAGTTCACAAAACAATGCAAATACAACAACTTTATCTTCAGAGATTGCATCTCTCCCTGCCATCAAAGACAATCCTTCAAAAGAAGATAAGATTTTAGTAGTTGAAGGTGGTCTGAGGAATTCGGATCTCCATGGACAGAAAACCTCCAG TTTAAACCTTGATTCTTCAGAGTCCTCCATTCTGAAAGGTGCCAATACCTTAGCAAAGAGTGGGAAAACCAATGATGTATCAAGGAAAATGGCAGCCACTATTGCCCATTTTGCTGACACACCGAAGCGAACACTTGGTACTTTGTCGCTGAAGCGGAAGACCATGGAG GAATGTAAAACTGTTTTCAGTATGGCAAGTCCACCTAAACGGCTCTCCCCTTCATCAAAAGAAAGGAG AAATTTTGCGGAAACATCTGAATTGGTTCCTGTCAAACAG GTATCCAACCATGATATCAAGGAAGGGGATCATTGTATTGAAAGTTCATCAGCAAATTCTCAAATCTCTACATGGGATACTCCCCACAAGGTGAACTTCAAAGGACTAGAGACGTGTTTCTCAATGGAGAATGATACCAACATTAGACAAGCTGAAGCTTATAGCAAGGAACTTGATAAT ATTTGCAACACGCTgagaaagaaacatgaagaaGCAAAAGAAATATTGGTTCGGTCTATTGTGAATAGCAATAAGCTGCTGCTGCTCAACCATCCTCTTCGTAACAAGAAGATATCCTTTTAA
- the LOC140961534 gene encoding uncharacterized protein At4g18490 isoform X3, producing MSVAEEDVMDFDFTPISKGKEKIFSFDKVDVDFNLHGDFGKISSFNMDDLDISSPPGKDPKFKELKVVSSSGDVKGKSDRFTFAFDFNELESFNFEPNLEKVPKARENKDNFESSPNESGCQDKGDTSNMNIIENTSTLAEEPKKPSVPGTAIGFDVACQVDTADSELSGKNCPSLLETGYSGISNLSITTEEGAPCRANTSSEPAIATRSQPKISQTEKLISPDRIALEVCAGKNAIPDLSSNTLSNNGPSFGISTDLLDKVGLTCSIGGQDANVPSISTSSFIECLTSESMYQPQRAAISKKKNGEKIQEGIEIHVKESKGSTEIGQVVSLVEKSCLTSVIPGQFSNIRTSNEDQTTTSAIQKLVSVSQAVDNPISEKEIRPHEACSMSLLQTVKAECNVQKTSSTQTRVSLLSCKKMGLTQSSLIDGTRDLDSISSDRKLALPSLEHLKTSRRELALPQTRSQESCKGPKISIEGPHAVGVNHERKIKTSSTTHDTEAVKLKSSLRQREESMRGLDTLRSIATLPSLTMEISRKSSQNNANTTTLSSEIASLPAIKDNPSKEDKILVVEGGLRNSDLHGQKTSSLNLDSSESSILKGANTLAKSGKTNDVSRKMAATIAHFADTPKRTLGTLSLKRKTMEECKTVFSMASPPKRLSPSSKERRNFAETSELVPVKQVSNHDIKEGDHCIESSSANSQISTWDTPHKVNFKGLETCFSMENDTNIRQAEAYSKELDNICNTLRKKHEEAKEILVRSIVNSNKLLLLNHPLRNKKISF from the exons ATGTCAGTGGCAGAGGAGGATGTAATGGATTTCGACTTTACACCAATTTCAAAGGGCAAGGAAAAGATATTTAGTTTTGATAAAGT TGACGTGGATTTTAATCTGCATGGTGATTTTGGCAAGATATCATCTTTCAACATGGACGATCTAGATATCTCTTCCCCACCTGGAAAAGATCCAaaattcaaggaattgaaaGTAGTTTCATCCAGTGGAGATGTTAAAGGGAAATCAGATCGTTTTACCTTTGCATTTGATTTCAATGA GCTGGAAAGTTTCAATTTCGAACCAAACCTAGAAAAAGTTCCAAAAGCTCGGGAAAACAAAGATAATTTTGAAAGTTCTCCTAATGAAAGTGGGTGTCAAGACAAGGGAGATACTTCAAACATGAATATTATTGAAAACACAAGTACCCTAGCTGAGGAGCCCAAAAAGCCATCAGTGCCTGGAACTGCAATTGGTTTTGACGTGGCTTGTCAAGTTGATACCGCAGATTCTGAACTTTCCGGGAAAAATTGCCCTTCTTTATTGGAAACTGGTTATTCTGGTATCTCAAACCTTTCAATTACCACCGAGGAAGGTGCACCTTGTAGAGCCAATACCTCTTCAGAGCCAGCAATTGCAACCAGGAGCCAACCAAAAATTAGTCAAACTGAAAAGTTGATTTCTCCTGACCGAATTGCTCTTGAAGTTTGTGCTGGAAAGAATGCCATCCCAGATTTGTCATCCAACACACTCTCAAATAACGGGCCAAGTTTTGGAATTTCAACAGATTTGCTAGACAAAGTTGGCTTGACATGCTCAATTGGAGGACAAGATGCCAATGTGCCATCGATATCTACTTCAAGCTTTATCGAATGCCTTACGTCAGAAAGCATGTACCAGCCTCAGAGAGCTGCAATCTCAAAGAAGAAAAATGGTGAAAAGATTCAAGAGGGGATTGAGATTCATGTGAAAGAAAGTAAGGGAAGTACTGAAATTGGTCAAGTTGTTTCACTTGTTGAAAAGTCTTGCTTGACTAGTGTTATTCCTGGGCAATTTTCTAACATACGAACAAGCAATGAGGATCAGACAACCACTTCAGCGATCCAGAAGTTGGTCTCAGTCAG TCAAGCAGTTGATAATCCAATTTCAGAGAAAGAAATAAGACCACATGAGGCATGCTCGATGTCTTTACTTCAGACGGTTAAAGCTGAATGTAATGTGCAGAAGACATCATCAACTCAAACAAGGGTTTCCTTGTTAAGTTGTAAGAAAATGGGCTTAACTCAATCTAGTCTTATTGATGGAACAAG GGATTTGGATAGTATTTCAAGTGATAGAAAACTAGCTTTGCCTTCCTTGGAACATTTAAAAACTTCAAGGAGGGAACTTGCCCTTCCCCAAACACGGAGTCAGGAAAGCTGTAAGGGGCCAAAGATTAGCAT AGAAGGGCCTCATGCTGTTGGGGTAAATCATGAGAGGAAAATAAAAACTTCTTCAACTACCCATGATACAGAAGcagtaaaattaaaatcctcTCTTAGGCAAAGAGAAGAGAGCATGAGAGGTCTGGATACTCTCAG ATCTATTGCTACTCTCCCAAGTTTAACTATGGAGATCAGCAGAAAAAGTTCACAAAACAATGCAAATACAACAACTTTATCTTCAGAGATTGCATCTCTCCCTGCCATCAAAGACAATCCTTCAAAAGAAGATAAGATTTTAGTAGTTGAAGGTGGTCTGAGGAATTCGGATCTCCATGGACAGAAAACCTCCAG TTTAAACCTTGATTCTTCAGAGTCCTCCATTCTGAAAGGTGCCAATACCTTAGCAAAGAGTGGGAAAACCAATGATGTATCAAGGAAAATGGCAGCCACTATTGCCCATTTTGCTGACACACCGAAGCGAACACTTGGTACTTTGTCGCTGAAGCGGAAGACCATGGAG GAATGTAAAACTGTTTTCAGTATGGCAAGTCCACCTAAACGGCTCTCCCCTTCATCAAAAGAAAGGAG AAATTTTGCGGAAACATCTGAATTGGTTCCTGTCAAACAG GTATCCAACCATGATATCAAGGAAGGGGATCATTGTATTGAAAGTTCATCAGCAAATTCTCAAATCTCTACATGGGATACTCCCCACAAGGTGAACTTCAAAGGACTAGAGACGTGTTTCTCAATGGAGAATGATACCAACATTAGACAAGCTGAAGCTTATAGCAAGGAACTTGATAAT ATTTGCAACACGCTgagaaagaaacatgaagaaGCAAAAGAAATATTGGTTCGGTCTATTGTGAATAGCAATAAGCTGCTGCTGCTCAACCATCCTCTTCGTAACAAGAAGATATCCTTTTAA
- the LOC140961400 gene encoding probable receptor-like serine/threonine-protein kinase At5g57670, translating into MKYIRTSSLKKLFSLKRQNFDEQSPKACDFNAKSDQESPLFQKPIWKCFSFEEIFTASNGFSSDNMVGRGGFAEVYKGVLQNGEAIAVKRLTKAENDAGKEKEFLTEIGTLGHVSHSNVTPLLGCCIDNGLYLIFQFSSKGSVASILHDEKLPVMDWKTRHKIVVGTAKGLHYLHKNCPRRIIHRDIKASNVLLTSDCEPQISDFGLAKWLPTQWSHHSVGPIEGTIGHLAPEYFTQGVVDEKTDVFAFGVFLLELISGRKPVDRYHQSLHSWAKPILNEGNTKEVVDPRLEEIYDVKQLNRLAFAASLCIRSSPAWRPTMSEVLEIMLLEEEIDKEKWRIPEEDQVDEEEFWGFDDLEFERESFSSTSPHDSNFKL; encoded by the exons ATGAAATACATACGTACATCCAGCCTAAAGAAGCTGTTTTCCCTTAAACGACAGAATTTCGACGAGCAATCCCCCAAAGCATGCGACTTTAATGCAAAATCAGACCAAGAGTCGCCGCTTTTTCAAAAGCCCATCTGGAAGTGCTTCTCATTCGAAGAAATCTTTACTGCCTCCAATGGTTTTTCCTCAG ATAATATGGTAGGCAGAGGAGGGTTTGCAgaggtttataaaggagttCTGCAAAATGGGGAAGCCATTGCTGTAAAAAGATTGACAAAAGCAGAAAATGATGCAGGGAAAGAGAAGGAATTCTTGACAGAAATTGGTACATTGGGGCATGTTTCCCATTCGAATGTGACACCACTTCTTGGTTGTTGTATCGATAATGGACTTTATCTAATTTTCCAATTTTCTTCAAAGGGTTCTGTTGCTTCTATTCTCCACG ATGAAAAATTACCTGTTATGGACTGGAAAACGAGGCACAAAATTGTAGTTGGAACTGCCAAAGGTCTGCATTACTTGCACAAGAATTGTCCCAGAAGAATAATTCATAGGGATATCAAGGCTTCGAATGTTCTACTGACTTCAGATTGTGAACCTCAG ATATCTGATTTTGGTTTAGCAAAATGGCTTCCAACACAATGGAGTCACCATTCAGTTGGTCCTATAGAAGGAACAATTGG GCACTTAGCTCCAGAATATTTTACGCAAGGTGTTGTCGACGAGAAGACAGATGTGTTTGCTTTTGGGGTTTTTTTGCTCGAGCTTATTTCTGGAAGGAAACCGGTGGATAGATATCATCAAAGTTTGCATAGTTGG GCCAAACCTATACTAAATGAAGGAAATACGAAAGAGGTGGTTGATCCAAGGCTTGAGGAAATTTATGACGTAAAGCAGCTTAATCGACTTGCATTTGCAGCATCTCTTTGCATTCGATCTTCTCCTGCCTGGCGGCCTACTATGAGTGAG GTTTTGGAGATAATGttacttgaagaagaaatcgacAAGGAAAAATGGAGAATTCCTGAGGAAGATCAAGTAGACGAAGAAGAGTTTTGGGGGTTTGATGATCTTGAATTTGAACGTGAGAGTTTTTCCTCAACATCTCCACATGACTCAAATTTCAAGTTATAA
- the LOC140961534 gene encoding uncharacterized protein At4g18490 isoform X1 — MAESQKNASSSVNFKEKNLLLDLDIGKDFLSSWKSMSVAEEDVMDFDFTPISKGKEKIFSFDKVDVDFNLHGDFGKISSFNMDDLDISSPPGKDPKFKELKVVSSSGDVKGKSDRFTFAFDFNELESFNFEPNLEKVPKARENKDNFESSPNESGCQDKGDTSNMNIIENTSTLAEEPKKPSVPGTAIGFDVACQVDTADSELSGKNCPSLLETGYSGISNLSITTEEGAPCRANTSSEPAIATRSQPKISQTEKLISPDRIALEVCAGKNAIPDLSSNTLSNNGPSFGISTDLLDKVGLTCSIGGQDANVPSISTSSFIECLTSESMYQPQRAAISKKKNGEKIQEGIEIHVKESKGSTEIGQVVSLVEKSCLTSVIPGQFSNIRTSNEDQTTTSAIQKLVSVSQAVDNPISEKEIRPHEACSMSLLQTVKAECNVQKTSSTQTRVSLLSCKKMGLTQSSLIDGTRDLDSISSDRKLALPSLEHLKTSRRELALPQTRSQESCKGPKISIEGPHAVGVNHERKIKTSSTTHDTEAVKLKSSLRQREESMRGLDTLRSIATLPSLTMEISRKSSQNNANTTTLSSEIASLPAIKDNPSKEDKILVVEGGLRNSDLHGQKTSSLNLDSSESSILKGANTLAKSGKTNDVSRKMAATIAHFADTPKRTLGTLSLKRKTMEECKTVFSMASPPKRLSPSSKERRNFAETSELVPVKQVSNHDIKEGDHCIESSSANSQISTWDTPHKVNFKGLETCFSMENDTNIRQAEAYSKELDNICNTLRKKHEEAKEILVRSIVNSNKLLLLNHPLRNKKISF, encoded by the exons ATGGCAGAATCTCAAAAGAATGCTTCTTCGTCCGTGAATTTTAAGGAGAAAAATTTGCTGCTAG ATCTGGACATCGGAAAGGACTTCCTCAGTTCTTGGAAGTCAATGTCAGTGGCAGAGGAGGATGTAATGGATTTCGACTTTACACCAATTTCAAAGGGCAAGGAAAAGATATTTAGTTTTGATAAAGT TGACGTGGATTTTAATCTGCATGGTGATTTTGGCAAGATATCATCTTTCAACATGGACGATCTAGATATCTCTTCCCCACCTGGAAAAGATCCAaaattcaaggaattgaaaGTAGTTTCATCCAGTGGAGATGTTAAAGGGAAATCAGATCGTTTTACCTTTGCATTTGATTTCAATGA GCTGGAAAGTTTCAATTTCGAACCAAACCTAGAAAAAGTTCCAAAAGCTCGGGAAAACAAAGATAATTTTGAAAGTTCTCCTAATGAAAGTGGGTGTCAAGACAAGGGAGATACTTCAAACATGAATATTATTGAAAACACAAGTACCCTAGCTGAGGAGCCCAAAAAGCCATCAGTGCCTGGAACTGCAATTGGTTTTGACGTGGCTTGTCAAGTTGATACCGCAGATTCTGAACTTTCCGGGAAAAATTGCCCTTCTTTATTGGAAACTGGTTATTCTGGTATCTCAAACCTTTCAATTACCACCGAGGAAGGTGCACCTTGTAGAGCCAATACCTCTTCAGAGCCAGCAATTGCAACCAGGAGCCAACCAAAAATTAGTCAAACTGAAAAGTTGATTTCTCCTGACCGAATTGCTCTTGAAGTTTGTGCTGGAAAGAATGCCATCCCAGATTTGTCATCCAACACACTCTCAAATAACGGGCCAAGTTTTGGAATTTCAACAGATTTGCTAGACAAAGTTGGCTTGACATGCTCAATTGGAGGACAAGATGCCAATGTGCCATCGATATCTACTTCAAGCTTTATCGAATGCCTTACGTCAGAAAGCATGTACCAGCCTCAGAGAGCTGCAATCTCAAAGAAGAAAAATGGTGAAAAGATTCAAGAGGGGATTGAGATTCATGTGAAAGAAAGTAAGGGAAGTACTGAAATTGGTCAAGTTGTTTCACTTGTTGAAAAGTCTTGCTTGACTAGTGTTATTCCTGGGCAATTTTCTAACATACGAACAAGCAATGAGGATCAGACAACCACTTCAGCGATCCAGAAGTTGGTCTCAGTCAG TCAAGCAGTTGATAATCCAATTTCAGAGAAAGAAATAAGACCACATGAGGCATGCTCGATGTCTTTACTTCAGACGGTTAAAGCTGAATGTAATGTGCAGAAGACATCATCAACTCAAACAAGGGTTTCCTTGTTAAGTTGTAAGAAAATGGGCTTAACTCAATCTAGTCTTATTGATGGAACAAG GGATTTGGATAGTATTTCAAGTGATAGAAAACTAGCTTTGCCTTCCTTGGAACATTTAAAAACTTCAAGGAGGGAACTTGCCCTTCCCCAAACACGGAGTCAGGAAAGCTGTAAGGGGCCAAAGATTAGCAT AGAAGGGCCTCATGCTGTTGGGGTAAATCATGAGAGGAAAATAAAAACTTCTTCAACTACCCATGATACAGAAGcagtaaaattaaaatcctcTCTTAGGCAAAGAGAAGAGAGCATGAGAGGTCTGGATACTCTCAG ATCTATTGCTACTCTCCCAAGTTTAACTATGGAGATCAGCAGAAAAAGTTCACAAAACAATGCAAATACAACAACTTTATCTTCAGAGATTGCATCTCTCCCTGCCATCAAAGACAATCCTTCAAAAGAAGATAAGATTTTAGTAGTTGAAGGTGGTCTGAGGAATTCGGATCTCCATGGACAGAAAACCTCCAG TTTAAACCTTGATTCTTCAGAGTCCTCCATTCTGAAAGGTGCCAATACCTTAGCAAAGAGTGGGAAAACCAATGATGTATCAAGGAAAATGGCAGCCACTATTGCCCATTTTGCTGACACACCGAAGCGAACACTTGGTACTTTGTCGCTGAAGCGGAAGACCATGGAG GAATGTAAAACTGTTTTCAGTATGGCAAGTCCACCTAAACGGCTCTCCCCTTCATCAAAAGAAAGGAG AAATTTTGCGGAAACATCTGAATTGGTTCCTGTCAAACAG GTATCCAACCATGATATCAAGGAAGGGGATCATTGTATTGAAAGTTCATCAGCAAATTCTCAAATCTCTACATGGGATACTCCCCACAAGGTGAACTTCAAAGGACTAGAGACGTGTTTCTCAATGGAGAATGATACCAACATTAGACAAGCTGAAGCTTATAGCAAGGAACTTGATAAT ATTTGCAACACGCTgagaaagaaacatgaagaaGCAAAAGAAATATTGGTTCGGTCTATTGTGAATAGCAATAAGCTGCTGCTGCTCAACCATCCTCTTCGTAACAAGAAGATATCCTTTTAA